From one Ooceraea biroi isolate clonal line C1 chromosome 7, Obir_v5.4, whole genome shotgun sequence genomic stretch:
- the LOC105277598 gene encoding D-beta-hydroxybutyrate dehydrogenase, mitochondrial: protein MDVETGAILALQILALCSIVAALLAYLMRQSRNAADEYESRNKRHVLVTSCDTCIGLQIALALYEAGYKVFAGLLDPAGSSPSVKILKAVELERQKEGEPGGASDGDLEQPEGTRTRGQIVPLELDPTREDSLRACLDAVRAKLPAGEDGLWAVVHTGGLVLPGVIEKQSSSMWESMLRHNLVAPLRTARVFIPLLRIKRGRIVLLGDSETSYGSTGGSGLVAFSASRRAVEGAAEALKSELHSSGVDVVLLKPPPVNPLVLYASPVLKTVDVESGVTASEGTWTAPLSIHSVRNALIPAITTSCPPSVYDMTVKPRLFCR, encoded by the exons ATGGATGTCGAAACCGGGGCCATCCTGGCCTTGCAGATATTGGCTCTGTGCTCAATAGTTGCGGCCCTGCTGGCCTATCTGATGCGACAATCCAGGAATGCCGCCGACGAGTACGAGTCACGTAACAAACGTCATGTACTCGTTACCAGCTGTGATACATGCATAGGTCTGCAGATCGCCCTCGCACTCTACGAAGCCGGTTACAAG GTGTTTGCGGGTCTGCTGGATCCAGCAGGCAGCTCGCCATCGGTCAAAATCCTGAAGGCGGTCGAACTGGAGCGGCAGAAAGAGGGCGAGCCTGGGGGTGCGAGCGATGGCGATCTCGAGCAGCCGGAAGGAACACGTACTCGCGGCCAAATAGTGCCATTGGAGCTGGACCCGACCAGGGAGGATAGTCTGCGCGCTTGCTTGGACGCCGTCAGGGCAAAACTTCCGGCTGGCGAAGATG GTCTCTGGGCAGTCGTGCACACGGGCGGCTTGGTTTTACCAGGTGTCATAGAGAAACAGAGCAGCTCGATGTGGGAGTCCATGTTGCGTCATAATCTGGTGGCTCCGCTGAGAACAGCCCGTGTGTTCATCCCTCTTTTACGCATCAAGAGAG GACGCATCGTTCTTCTGGGTGACTCCGAGACGAGCTACGGCAGCACGGGGGGTTCCGGATTGGTGGCGTTCAGCGCATCCCGAAGGGCTGTGGAGGGTGCAGCCGAGGCGTTAAAAAGCGAATTACATTCCTCGGGCGTCGACGTCGTGCTCCTCAAGCCACCGCCCGTGAATCCCCTCGTTCTTTATGCATCGCCCGTTCTCAAGAC GGTCGACGTGGAGTCGGGCGTAACGGCCTCGGAGGGGACGTGGACCGCGCCGCTATCGATTCATTCCGTGCGGAACGCTCTGATTCCTGCGATTACGACGTCGTGTCCTCCGAGCGTTTACGACATGACCGTCAAGCCGAGGCTGTTCTGCCGATAA